Proteins encoded together in one Lysinibacillus sp. FSL K6-0232 window:
- the aroE gene encoding shikimate dehydrogenase yields MKKWFAVIGDPIEHSKSPAMHNAWFEEMGIDATYIPIHVSPHQLASAVAGLKTLGASGWNVTIPHKTAIIPYLDELDELAQKMGAVNTVVRTQEGKLKGYNTDGIGFVRSLEEAVGTDHKNRPVLLVGAGGAARGIAFAMQQQGYRDLTIANRTVANAQAIVDEMEMGRAMSLQEAEETLADFSIIVQMTSAGLATGNFSMPFSLDRLTTEAIVADIVYNPLMTPFLQAAEEQGATIVTGLGMFVHQGAIAFEHWLGSYPNTNSMIVQLKAQLGGN; encoded by the coding sequence ATGAAAAAATGGTTTGCAGTTATTGGTGATCCGATTGAACATTCTAAATCACCAGCTATGCACAATGCCTGGTTTGAGGAGATGGGTATTGATGCAACATATATTCCTATCCATGTATCGCCTCACCAGCTAGCATCAGCCGTTGCAGGTTTAAAAACATTAGGGGCAAGCGGCTGGAATGTTACAATCCCGCATAAAACAGCGATTATTCCCTATTTAGATGAGCTGGATGAGCTGGCACAAAAAATGGGTGCTGTTAATACGGTGGTGCGTACACAAGAAGGCAAGCTGAAAGGCTATAATACAGATGGAATAGGCTTTGTACGCTCATTAGAGGAGGCTGTTGGTACAGACCATAAAAATAGACCTGTGCTGCTTGTTGGTGCTGGCGGTGCTGCGCGTGGCATTGCCTTTGCAATGCAGCAGCAAGGCTATCGCGATTTAACAATTGCTAATCGCACAGTGGCAAATGCACAAGCGATTGTGGATGAGATGGAAATGGGCCGTGCAATGTCATTACAAGAAGCGGAGGAAACATTAGCTGATTTCAGCATTATTGTGCAAATGACATCGGCTGGTCTTGCTACGGGCAATTTTTCAATGCCATTTTCGTTAGATCGGCTTACAACAGAAGCAATTGTTGCAGATATTGTGTATAATCCATTAATGACGCCTTTTTTACAAGCGGCAGAAGAACAGGGAGCAACAATTGTCACAGGCTTAGGCATGTTTGTGCATCAGGGAGCAATTGCCTTTGAGCACTGGCTAGGAAGCTATCCAAATACAAATTCAATGATTGTGCAGTTAAAGGCGCAATTAGGAGGAAACTAA
- the yqeH gene encoding ribosome biogenesis GTPase YqeH, with protein MIEMPNCIGCGTTIQTEDQTAVGYAPPSSLEKDVVICQRCFRLKNYNEIQPVSLTDDDFLRILNGLGTQQGLIVKIVDIFDFNGSWLPGLHRFVGKNPVLLIANKADLLPKSVKPKKVINWLKREAKALGLQPVDVLLVSAHKGKGMVEAMEAIDEYRQGRNVYVVGCTNVGKSTFINRIIKQATGEGEVITTSHFPGTTLDMIEIPLDDGSALYDTPGIINHHQMAHHIDASELKYIMPKKEIKPKVYQQNAGQTLFIGALARFDFIQGDRSAFTVHVANDLPIHRTKLEKADTLYAEHKGELLAPPTADFIDQLPPLVRHEFSIKEAKTDVVISGLGWITVQHANVVVAAYAPKGVQVSIRPSLI; from the coding sequence ATGATTGAAATGCCAAATTGTATTGGCTGTGGTACAACGATTCAAACAGAAGATCAAACAGCAGTTGGGTATGCACCCCCATCATCATTAGAAAAGGATGTGGTCATTTGCCAGCGTTGCTTCCGTTTGAAAAATTATAATGAAATTCAACCAGTGTCATTAACAGATGATGACTTTTTACGTATTTTAAATGGTCTTGGTACACAGCAGGGCTTAATCGTAAAAATTGTTGATATTTTTGATTTTAATGGAAGCTGGCTACCTGGGTTACACCGATTTGTCGGTAAAAATCCTGTCTTATTAATTGCCAATAAAGCTGATTTATTGCCAAAGTCTGTAAAGCCGAAAAAGGTGATTAACTGGCTGAAGCGTGAAGCAAAGGCGCTAGGGCTTCAGCCTGTAGATGTCCTATTAGTCAGTGCCCATAAAGGCAAAGGCATGGTGGAAGCAATGGAAGCTATCGACGAGTACCGTCAAGGACGCAATGTTTATGTTGTTGGCTGTACAAATGTTGGGAAATCCACATTTATTAATCGTATTATTAAACAGGCTACAGGGGAGGGTGAAGTGATTACAACATCCCATTTCCCAGGCACGACTTTAGATATGATTGAGATTCCATTGGATGATGGTAGTGCATTATATGATACACCTGGTATTATTAATCACCATCAAATGGCTCATCATATTGATGCTAGTGAATTAAAATATATTATGCCGAAAAAAGAAATTAAGCCAAAGGTCTACCAGCAAAATGCAGGACAAACCTTATTTATTGGGGCATTGGCGAGATTTGATTTTATTCAGGGAGATCGCTCTGCATTTACTGTACATGTAGCCAATGATTTGCCAATTCATCGGACAAAGCTTGAGAAAGCAGATACATTGTATGCAGAGCATAAAGGAGAGCTGCTAGCACCACCAACAGCCGATTTTATTGACCAGCTACCACCACTTGTGCGCCATGAATTTTCCATTAAAGAAGCTAAAACGGATGTGGTGATTTCTGGGTTAGGCTGGATTACTGTTCAGCATGCCAATGTTGTTGTTGCAGCGTATGCGCCAAAAGGTGTGCAAGTGTCCATTCGTCCTTCACTTATTTAA
- a CDS encoding YqeG family HAD IIIA-type phosphatase has translation MYNFLLPNEFVTNIFAITPEKLQELGIKGIITDLDNTLVEWDRADATEELTIWLRIMKESGIRVIIASNNNEARVKHFAEPLGIPYIHKAKKPLRNAFYSAIIQLGLRPNEIVMVGDQLLTDVMGANRLGLYTVLVKPVAQSDGLVTKFNRFVERRVFNDLKRKGIITWEEQE, from the coding sequence TTGTACAATTTTTTATTACCAAATGAATTTGTCACAAATATTTTTGCTATTACACCAGAAAAACTACAAGAATTAGGGATTAAAGGCATCATTACAGATTTAGACAATACGCTTGTAGAATGGGATCGCGCAGATGCAACAGAGGAGCTGACGATCTGGCTGCGCATTATGAAAGAATCAGGTATTCGTGTTATTATTGCATCGAATAACAATGAGGCGCGTGTGAAACATTTTGCTGAGCCATTAGGCATCCCGTATATTCATAAAGCCAAAAAGCCGCTTCGCAATGCTTTTTATAGTGCCATTATTCAATTAGGCTTACGTCCTAATGAAATTGTGATGGTGGGCGATCAGCTGCTTACAGATGTGATGGGTGCCAATCGCTTAGGATTATATACCGTATTAGTGAAGCCTGTTGCACAATCGGACGGGCTTGTGACAAAGTTTAATCGCTTTGTCGAACGTCGCGTGTTTAATGATTTAAAACGTAAAGGAATAATAACTTGGGAGGAACAAGAATGA
- a CDS encoding phosphatidylserine decarboxylase, translated as MKEKLYQSLIELTNGKQSSHLLQAIAKARWSKRIIPSYMKLYDINLEEVSKKPQQFSCLHDFFTRELLEDARPIEENPMIYASPVDAKVESFGRIEWDMTFLVKGKPYALQDLLGNTERAAQYADGHFIVFYLSPADYHRIHSPIDGEVIRQYTLGQKSYPVNQLGLTYGKKPISHNYRLVTELKATNNQHVAFIKVGATFVNSIVLTNTTSKWRKGQEVGYFSFGSTVVMLFEKGAIEFTDNVVQGSPIRMGEAFANML; from the coding sequence ATGAAAGAAAAACTATACCAAAGCTTAATAGAACTAACGAATGGTAAGCAATCCTCTCATCTTTTGCAAGCAATTGCAAAGGCAAGGTGGAGTAAACGCATTATTCCAAGCTATATGAAACTATACGATATTAACCTTGAAGAAGTTTCAAAAAAACCACAACAATTTTCATGTTTACACGATTTTTTTACAAGAGAGCTGCTGGAGGATGCTCGACCAATTGAAGAAAATCCAATGATCTATGCTAGTCCTGTAGATGCCAAAGTGGAATCCTTTGGACGTATTGAATGGGATATGACATTTCTTGTAAAAGGTAAGCCCTATGCATTACAGGATTTACTTGGCAATACAGAACGTGCTGCGCAATATGCGGATGGTCATTTTATTGTCTTTTATTTAAGTCCTGCTGATTATCATCGCATCCATAGCCCAATTGATGGGGAGGTTATTCGTCAATATACACTAGGGCAAAAATCGTATCCTGTAAATCAATTAGGTCTTACATACGGTAAAAAACCAATTTCGCATAATTACCGTTTAGTAACAGAGTTGAAAGCTACCAACAATCAGCATGTTGCCTTTATCAAAGTGGGTGCTACGTTTGTGAATTCCATTGTGCTAACAAATACCACATCCAAATGGCGTAAGGGGCAGGAAGTTGGTTATTTTTCATTTGGCTCAACCGTTGTGATGTTATTTGAAAAAGGTGCGATTGAGTTTACAGATAATGTTGTGCAAGGAAGCCCAATTCGAATGGGTGAAGCCTTCGCAAATATGCTATAA
- the pssA gene encoding CDP-diacylglycerol--serine O-phosphatidyltransferase has translation MKSHAANFITISNMSFGGAAIMATLHEYYSYSVLFIFIAALLDRYDGKVARALGQVSELGKQLDSMSDIISFGVAPALLMYEVVLVDFGFVGMMMTILFIVCGAMRLARFNISDTNGYFTGLPITAAGTFLTLTYFAVGTFHPAFYLFLFPILALLMISTFTLKKV, from the coding sequence ATGAAATCGCACGCAGCTAACTTCATCACAATTAGTAATATGTCCTTTGGAGGAGCGGCTATTATGGCCACTTTACATGAATATTATAGCTATAGTGTCTTGTTTATCTTTATTGCAGCGCTTCTTGATCGCTACGATGGTAAGGTAGCGAGAGCGCTTGGACAAGTGTCTGAGTTAGGTAAACAATTAGATTCTATGAGTGATATTATATCATTTGGTGTGGCGCCTGCATTATTAATGTATGAAGTTGTTTTAGTTGATTTTGGTTTTGTCGGTATGATGATGACCATCTTATTTATTGTCTGTGGTGCAATGCGGTTAGCTCGCTTTAATATTAGCGATACAAACGGCTATTTCACAGGCTTACCAATTACAGCTGCAGGTACGTTCTTAACATTAACGTATTTTGCAGTAGGTACGTTCCACCCGGCATTTTATCTTTTCCTTTTTCCCATTTTAGCTTTATTGATGATCAGTACATTTACACTAAAAAAAGTGTAA
- the sigK gene encoding RNA polymerase sporulation sigma factor SigK, with the protein MSGIFTSMLQLWFELPALLGYLKGQTFHKPFSKEEEAACIERFLGGDEQARLDLIERNMRLVAHVVKKFHPKHEQLDDYISIGTIGLMKAVESYTPDKKTRLATYAARCIENEILMHLRTQKKVQKDVSLFEPIGTDKDGNALQIRDLLQCDEESATEKLEHKEHVAQLYRYLDMLDERELEIVTLRYGLNQQDALTQKEIAARLNISRSYVSRIEKRALIKLYQLYKRDQKSIE; encoded by the coding sequence ATGAGCGGAATTTTTACATCTATGTTGCAGTTATGGTTTGAGCTTCCTGCATTACTTGGCTATTTAAAGGGGCAAACATTCCATAAACCCTTTTCAAAAGAAGAGGAAGCTGCTTGTATTGAACGATTTTTAGGTGGTGATGAGCAGGCACGTCTTGACCTAATAGAGCGTAATATGAGGCTTGTTGCGCATGTCGTAAAAAAATTCCATCCAAAGCATGAGCAGCTTGATGATTATATTTCAATTGGCACAATTGGTCTTATGAAGGCTGTAGAAAGCTATACGCCTGATAAAAAAACAAGGCTTGCCACATATGCCGCACGCTGTATTGAAAATGAAATATTAATGCATCTACGCACACAGAAAAAAGTACAAAAAGATGTTTCATTGTTTGAACCAATTGGTACGGATAAAGACGGCAATGCTTTGCAAATTCGAGATTTACTACAATGTGATGAGGAAAGTGCTACAGAAAAGCTTGAGCATAAGGAGCATGTTGCACAGCTCTATCGCTATTTAGATATGCTTGATGAACGTGAACTCGAAATTGTCACACTTCGCTATGGTTTAAATCAGCAGGACGCACTTACACAAAAGGAAATTGCTGCCCGCTTAAATATTTCTCGTAGCTATGTATCTCGTATTGAAAAGCGAGCGCTTATCAAACTCTATCAATTATATAAACGCGATCAAAAATCGATTGAATAG
- the mtnN gene encoding 5'-methylthioadenosine/S-adenosylhomocysteine nucleosidase, whose product MKIAVIGAMEEEVELLRAALNDAQSTTIAGSEYTTGTYEGKEVVLLKSGIGKVNAAMSTTILLHEFKPDVVINTGSAGGYDENLEVGAVVISDEVRHHDVDVTIFGYEIGQMAGMPAAYPSDEGLIKVAEEAVKAVGEHQYGIGLICSGDTFMHDPVHVETVRRHFPQMKAVEMEAAAVAQVCYQFATPFVVIRALSDIAGKESNISFDEFLPIAAKHSTQVVLKAITAL is encoded by the coding sequence ATGAAAATAGCAGTAATTGGCGCAATGGAAGAAGAAGTAGAGCTACTACGTGCAGCATTAAACGATGCACAAAGTACAACGATTGCAGGCAGTGAATATACAACAGGTACATATGAGGGTAAGGAAGTTGTCTTATTGAAAAGTGGTATTGGTAAAGTAAATGCTGCTATGTCCACGACAATACTTTTACATGAATTTAAGCCTGATGTTGTCATTAATACAGGCTCTGCAGGTGGCTATGATGAGAATCTTGAGGTTGGTGCAGTCGTTATTTCGGATGAAGTACGTCATCATGATGTAGATGTTACAATATTTGGCTATGAAATTGGACAAATGGCAGGGATGCCAGCAGCCTATCCATCAGATGAGGGCTTAATAAAGGTTGCTGAGGAGGCTGTAAAGGCTGTAGGCGAGCATCAGTATGGCATTGGTTTAATCTGCTCAGGGGATACGTTTATGCATGATCCTGTGCACGTAGAAACTGTACGTCGTCATTTTCCTCAAATGAAAGCTGTAGAAATGGAAGCGGCTGCGGTTGCACAAGTATGCTATCAATTCGCGACACCTTTTGTTGTTATTCGCGCGCTATCAGATATTGCAGGGAAGGAATCAAATATTAGCTTTGATGAATTTTTACCAATTGCTGCAAAGCATTCAACACAGGTCGTGCTAAAGGCCATTACCGCTTTATAA
- a CDS encoding YrrS family protein — MSERQTRSSRHLQPSRNKKLDKLLNVLIGIVVVLIILTATYVFKWQDDAEQATKDEPQQEAKSGDKEDQKDVDEEPIKEDDQDIAVDEEPLEEESEVEPEAPQDKQDTLEESTSDDPIVDKVITSKHWQPTPTTQTGQHVSSYDDKSVDWAEKVATVTTVTGIDESNMIIWRMQNNGGPNSTLAVVSTNDKSQIYRVSMEWVDNEGWLPVKLEQLNTLEGAY; from the coding sequence ATGAGTGAACGACAAACTCGTAGTAGTCGTCATTTGCAGCCATCTCGTAATAAAAAGCTAGATAAACTATTAAATGTTTTAATTGGTATTGTAGTCGTACTAATTATACTAACGGCAACCTATGTGTTTAAATGGCAAGATGATGCAGAACAAGCAACAAAGGATGAACCGCAACAAGAGGCAAAGAGCGGTGATAAAGAAGACCAGAAGGATGTTGATGAAGAGCCTATTAAAGAGGACGATCAAGATATTGCGGTAGATGAAGAACCTCTAGAGGAGGAATCAGAGGTAGAGCCTGAAGCACCTCAGGATAAGCAAGATACACTAGAAGAATCTACATCGGATGACCCAATCGTTGATAAGGTGATTACAAGTAAACATTGGCAACCAACGCCTACAACACAAACAGGACAGCATGTATCTTCTTATGATGATAAATCTGTGGACTGGGCTGAAAAGGTGGCAACCGTAACAACGGTAACAGGCATTGATGAAAGCAATATGATTATTTGGCGTATGCAAAATAATGGTGGTCCTAATTCAACATTGGCTGTTGTTTCCACAAATGATAAATCGCAAATATATCGTGTGAGCATGGAATGGGTAGATAATGAAGGCTGGTTGCCTGTAAAGCTTGAGCAACTCAATACATTAGAAGGCGCCTATTAA
- the greA gene encoding transcription elongation factor GreA: MANEKQYPMTAEGKRKLEEELVKLETETRKEIVERIKIARDFGDLSENAEYDSAKEEQAFLEGRISTLKSMIRNAVIISEDETDNSVVSLGKTVTFVEIINGKPSTEEESYTIVGSAEADPMEFRISNESPIAKGLLGRGEGEEVAIQTPGGEMKVKILSIK; encoded by the coding sequence TTGGCAAATGAAAAACAATACCCAATGACAGCTGAGGGAAAGCGTAAATTAGAAGAAGAATTAGTGAAATTAGAAACGGAAACACGTAAGGAAATCGTAGAACGTATTAAAATAGCACGTGATTTCGGTGACCTTTCTGAAAATGCTGAGTACGATTCAGCAAAAGAGGAGCAAGCCTTTTTAGAAGGACGTATCTCTACATTAAAATCAATGATTCGTAATGCTGTAATTATTTCTGAGGATGAAACAGATAACAGTGTTGTATCATTAGGGAAAACGGTTACATTTGTTGAAATTATTAATGGTAAGCCATCAACAGAGGAAGAATCATACACAATTGTAGGTTCAGCAGAAGCGGACCCGATGGAATTCCGTATTTCTAATGAATCTCCAATTGCTAAAGGTCTGCTTGGGCGTGGTGAAGGTGAAGAAGTAGCAATCCAAACACCTGGTGGCGAAATGAAAGTAAAAATTCTTTCTATTAAATAA
- the udk gene encoding uridine kinase, producing MVVKRPVVIGIAGGSCSGKTSVTHAIYDVFRNHSVVVIEQDFYYKDQSHLTFEERLGTNYDHPLAFDNDLLIEHIKKLLARQPIDKPVYDYVQHTRAQDVIHVDPVDVIILEGILVLEDAGLRDLMDIKLFVDTDADLRIIRRLMRDIKERGRTTDSVIEQYLTAVRPMHNLFIEPTKRYADIIIPEGGDNEVAIDLMVTKIKTILETDNVL from the coding sequence ATGGTAGTGAAGCGTCCTGTTGTTATTGGTATTGCGGGAGGCTCATGCTCAGGTAAAACGAGTGTAACGCATGCCATTTATGATGTTTTCCGTAACCATTCCGTAGTTGTCATTGAACAAGATTTTTATTATAAAGATCAAAGTCATTTAACATTTGAAGAACGTTTAGGCACAAACTACGACCATCCATTAGCTTTTGATAATGATTTATTGATTGAGCATATAAAAAAATTATTAGCACGTCAGCCAATCGACAAGCCTGTTTATGATTATGTGCAACATACAAGAGCGCAGGACGTTATTCATGTCGACCCAGTAGATGTGATTATTTTAGAAGGTATTCTTGTGTTAGAGGATGCAGGTTTACGAGATTTAATGGATATTAAATTATTTGTAGATACGGATGCGGATTTACGCATTATTCGCCGTTTAATGCGCGATATTAAAGAGCGTGGACGTACAACGGATTCTGTGATTGAACAATACTTAACAGCTGTTCGTCCAATGCATAATTTATTTATTGAACCAACGAAACGTTATGCTGATATTATTATTCCTGAAGGTGGGGATAATGAAGTTGCGATTGATTTAATGGTAACGAAAATTAAAACTATTCTTGAAACTGATAACGTATTGTAA
- a CDS encoding peptidase U32 family protein: MALALEQNDKIREIVDGKRVITKKPELLAPAGSLEKLKVAVHYGADAVFIGGQEFGLRSNADNFTIEEMREGVEFANRYGAKIYVTTNIFAHNENMAGLEDYLKDIESAGVTGIIVADPLIIETCRTAAPKLEIHLSTQQSLSNWKAVQYWKEEGLHRVVLAREVGGEEMKLMKENVDIEIEAFVHGAMCIAYSGRCVLSNHMTARDSNRGGCCQSCRWDYDLYELEEGEEKALFDDNHAPFAMSPKDLKLIEAIPHMIELGIDSLKIEGRMKSIHYVATVVSVYRKVIDAYCADPDNFTIKREWLEELDKCANRDTAEAFFHDAPGFEEQMFGVHGRKTTYEFAGLILNHDPETKIVTMQQRNYFKPGDEVEFFGPEIDNFRFTMGEIWDEDGNSLDAARHPLQIVKFKCDTPLKPHNMMRKENR; encoded by the coding sequence ATGGCATTAGCATTAGAACAAAATGACAAAATCCGTGAGATTGTCGACGGTAAACGTGTCATTACAAAAAAACCAGAGCTACTTGCCCCAGCAGGTAGCTTAGAAAAATTAAAAGTAGCGGTTCATTATGGAGCAGATGCTGTTTTTATCGGTGGACAAGAGTTTGGTTTACGCTCCAATGCAGATAACTTTACGATTGAAGAGATGCGTGAAGGTGTGGAGTTTGCTAATCGATATGGTGCAAAAATTTATGTCACAACAAATATTTTTGCACACAACGAAAATATGGCAGGCTTAGAAGATTACTTAAAAGATATTGAATCTGCCGGTGTAACAGGTATTATTGTAGCAGATCCATTAATTATCGAAACATGCCGTACAGCAGCACCTAAGCTTGAAATTCATCTTTCTACACAGCAATCATTATCGAACTGGAAGGCTGTGCAATACTGGAAGGAAGAGGGCTTACACCGCGTTGTACTAGCGCGTGAAGTAGGTGGCGAAGAAATGAAGCTAATGAAGGAAAACGTCGATATTGAAATCGAGGCTTTTGTTCATGGTGCGATGTGTATCGCTTATTCAGGTCGCTGTGTGCTATCCAATCATATGACAGCTCGTGACTCGAATCGTGGTGGCTGCTGTCAATCATGCCGTTGGGACTATGATTTATATGAGCTGGAAGAGGGCGAAGAGAAAGCGCTTTTCGATGATAATCATGCACCTTTTGCAATGAGCCCGAAAGATTTAAAATTAATCGAAGCCATTCCTCATATGATTGAGCTTGGTATTGATTCGTTAAAAATCGAAGGTCGTATGAAATCGATTCACTATGTGGCAACAGTTGTTTCTGTTTATCGTAAAGTGATTGATGCTTATTGTGCTGACCCTGACAACTTTACAATTAAACGTGAGTGGTTAGAGGAGCTAGACAAATGTGCTAACCGTGATACAGCGGAAGCATTCTTCCATGATGCACCTGGCTTTGAGGAGCAAATGTTTGGTGTGCATGGTCGTAAAACAACCTATGAGTTTGCTGGTTTAATTTTAAATCATGACCCAGAAACAAAAATCGTTACAATGCAGCAACGAAATTATTTTAAACCTGGTGATGAGGTGGAGTTCTTTGGTCCTGAAATCGACAACTTCCGCTTTACAATGGGTGAAATATGGGATGAGGATGGGAATAGCTTAGATGCAGCTCGCCATCCATTACAAATTGTGAAATTCAAATGCGACACACCTTTAAAGCCGCATAACATGATGCGAAAGGAGAATCGCTAA